The following coding sequences are from one Arachis hypogaea cultivar Tifrunner chromosome 7, arahy.Tifrunner.gnm2.J5K5, whole genome shotgun sequence window:
- the LOC112702932 gene encoding uncharacterized protein: MLTNPSAAVQASKVALVHSCAHARRRSAPIPLKEKGLIIRPEIWFVKVAATLFVWSNSLDRFFGYFSDHLTPPLALEVIKRLNNPTLRLKFFHFSRERLNISHTYLTYDVLLRSLCQAGLHNSATLIYNCMKSDGKLPESKLLGFLVSSYALANRFDMSRELLAESHSNKAPVNAIVYNSLLNVLVNQKKLDDAVCLLMELMRLQCHLETFTFNIVMRGLCRAGEINEAFKFLNDMISYGCQPDIVTYNTLIHGLCINNKVDKARNLLKDVSSKTDFAPNVVGYTTIISGYCKLGKIAEGTSLFDEMVESGIRPNTFTYNVLIHGFAKMGDMASAVAMHDSMLFHGCPPDVVTFTSLIDGYCRAGQVNHGLDLWHEMIARNISPNLYTFSVLTNALCKSNRLQEAHDILRLLKQSEIVPQPFIYNPVIDGYCKSGNVDEANAIVLEMEKCKPDKLTYTILIVGYCMKGRTREAIGIFYKMLEAGCSPDDITVKTLCSCLLKAGMPREAAHIRKILFENQSLGLSLERSYNENINADMPILVY, translated from the coding sequence ATGCTCACAAACCCTTCTGCTGCTGTGCAAGCTTCCAAGGTAGCCCTTGTGCATAGTTGTGCTCATGCTCGCCGAAGATCTGCTCCCATTCCACTTAAGGAGAAAGGGCTGATCATAAGACCTGAGATTTGGTTTGTGAAGGTTGCCGCAACTCTTTTTGTTTGGTCAAACTCATTGGATAGATTTTTTGGTTATTTTAGTGATCATTTAACTCCTCCACTTGCATTAGAGGTTATCAAACGGCTGAACAATCCAACCTTGCGTTTGAAGTTCTTTCACTTTAGTAGGGAAAGGTTGAACATATCTCACACATACTTGACTTATGATGTGCTATTAAGATCCCTTTGTCAAGCAGGCCTTCACAATTCAGCAAcattaatatataattgtatgAAATCTGATGGGAAATTGCCTGAGAGTAAGCTGTTAGGATTTTTGGTTTCTTCTTATGCACTGGCAAACAGATTTGATATGTCAAGGGAATTACTTGCTGAATCTCATTCCAATAAGGCACCTGTGAATGCTATTGTTTATAATAGCTTGTTGAATGTATTGGTAAATCAAAAGAAATTAGATGATGCTGTTTGTTTACTCATGGAGCTTATGAGATTGCAATGTCATCTAGAGACCTTCACTTTCAACATTGTAATGCGAGGTTTGTGCAGAGCTGGGGAAATCAATGAAGCTTTTAAGTTTCTCAATGATATGATTAGCTATGGTTGTCAACCTGATATAGTTACATATAACACTCTTATACATGGTTTATGTATAAATAACAAAGTCGATAAAGCACGCAATCTACTAAAAGATGTTTCTTCAAAAACTGATTTTGCCCCCAATGTTGTAGGTTATACAACAATAATATCTGGTTATTGCAAACTGGGTAAGATAGCAGAGGGAACTTCTCTTTTTGATGAAATGGTTGAATCTGGAATTAGGCCTAATACATTTACTTATAATGTGCTTATTCATGGCTTTGCTAAGATGGGTGACATGGCTTCTGCAGTAGCCATGCATGACAGTATGCTTTTTCACGGTTGTCCCCCTGATGTTGTTACCTTCACCTCGCTAATTGATGGATATTGCCGAGCTGGGCAGGTGAATCATGGCTTGGACCTGTGGCATGAAATGATTGCAAGAAATATTTCTCCGAATTTGTATACATTCTCTGTGCTTACTAATGCACTATGCAAGAGCAATAGGCTACAAGAAGCTCATGACATTTTGAGGCTATTGAAGCAAAGTGAAATTGTTCCACAGCCCTTTATCTATAATCCTGTTATTGATGGATATTGCAAATCTGGGAATGTTGATGAGGCTAATGCAATTGTACTAGAAATGGAGAAGTGCAAACCTGATAAGTTGACATATACCATTCTTATTGTTGGATATTGTATGAAGGGAAGAACACGTGAAGCAATTGGCATCTTTTACAAGATGTTGGAAGCTGGTTGTTCCCCAGATGACATTACTGTTAAAACTTTATGCTCCTGTCTTTTGAAGGCTGGAATGCCTCGTGAGGCTGCTCATATTAGGAAAATTCTATTTGAGAACCAAAGCTTGGGCTTGTCACTGGAAAGATCTTATAATGAAAATATAAATGCAGATATGCCAATTCTGGTTTATTGA
- the LOC140174340 gene encoding protein FAR1-RELATED SEQUENCE 5-like yields the protein MPWKGDEIKNQLIICSREERWKSKISRNLKTNFSARINCPTRIYVHILKDVGLWTIFKVVLNYSHPCCPDRVEILKQYRELSIFVRRTIETNEEAGIKPNKTYQSFVAAASSHWDLSFIEKNVRNYITREVRNVSEQDDAKEFGKYLLRMKEKNQNFLFELNLEGDHSIKNAFWADARSKAACKYFGDVVSFDTTYNTNRYNLVFSSFVGVNHHGQLTLLGCALVKNEDIQSFKWLFECWLRCLGRNEPKGIIIDQCASMQRAIEMCMLTTIHQWCI from the exons ATGCCTTGGAAGGgagacgagattaagaatcaactaatcaTATGCAGCAGAGAGGAGAGGTGGAAATCTAAGATATCTCGAAATCTGAAGACAAATTTCTCAGCCAGAATAAACTGTCCAACCAGGATCTACGTACACATATTGAAGGATGTCGGTCTTTGGACAATTTTTAAAGTTGTTTTGAAttattcacacccctgctgtccagaCCGAGTAGAGATACTCAAACAATACAGGGAGCTAAGCATTTTCGTGCGTCGCACCATCGAAACCAACGAGGAAGCTGGAATCAAACCGaacaaaacttaccaatcattcgTAGCAGCAGCTAGCAGTCACTGGGACCTAAGTTTTATAGAAAAAAACGTGAGAAATTACATCACAAGGGAAGtacggaatgtttccgaacaagacgATGCCAAAGAATTCGGGAagtacttattaagaatgaaagagaagaaccaaaatttcttatttgagCTCAACCTCGAAGGCGATCACTCCATCAAAAATGCATtctgggccgatgcaagaagcaagGCTGCATGCAAGTATTTTGGAGACGtggtttcattcgacaccacTTACAACACAAATAG GTACAATCTGGTTTTTAGTTCTTTTGTGggcgtgaatcaccacggtcagttgACACTTCTCGGATGCGCTCTGGTGAAAAACGAGGAcatccaatcattcaaatggctatTCGAGTGTTGGCTTCGTTGTCTGGGAAGGAATGAACCAAAAGGCATTATCATCGACCAATGCGCATCGATGCAAAGGGCTATCGAGATGTGCATGCTAACAACAATTCACCAGTGGTGCATCtag